Proteins encoded in a region of the Coffea eugenioides isolate CCC68of chromosome 4, Ceug_1.0, whole genome shotgun sequence genome:
- the LOC113768356 gene encoding uncharacterized protein LOC113768356, protein MALQWIILTYVVAAEAATAILLTVPTPKVIKSKMVSLVSLVLQPSLFIVPFSVFQLMDIYWKQEHRLMCTGETCTASERDRYEKSIYKAQRNVILCAAAVFLYWCIYRICKYYKDIQSMEEVERRYKDE, encoded by the exons atgGCTCTGCAATGGATTATACTGACGTACGTTGTCGCGGCGGAGGCGGCGACGGCGATCCTTTTAACTGTACCGACGCCGAAGGTCATAAAATCAAAGATGGTATCCCTTGTTTCCCTTGTTCTTCAGCCTTCACTCTTCATCGTCCCCTTCTCCGTTTTCCAGCTCATGG ATATATACTGGAAGCAAGAGCACAGATTGATGTGTACTGGAGAGACCTGCACTGCTTCTGAGAGGGATCGCTATGAGAAATCG ATCTACAAGGCTCAAAGGAATGTGATTCTGTGTGCTGCAGCTGTCTTCCTGTATTG GTGTATCTACCGCATTTGCAAGTATTACAAGGACATCCAGAGCATGGAGGAGGTAGAGAGGAGGTACAAAGATGAATAG